Proteins co-encoded in one Desulfitobacterium hafniense DCB-2 genomic window:
- a CDS encoding helix-turn-helix transcriptional regulator — protein MQINRLFEIIYILLENRTITAAELAERFEVSARTIYRDVEILAQGGMPIYMSKGKGGGISLLPDFILNKAVLTEEEKSEILSSLQAFNAVNLSKSETALSKLTSMLGAKNTDWIEVDFSSWGHFENDRAYFENIKTAIIEKKIITFMYASGKAEKLLREVLPLKLVFKGAAWYLYGYCTLRRDYRFFKLRRITELAVTDTGFEMKTPETIFAGQKLDTGTYLKAKLLISKTMAFRVYDEISSYEIDEKGDFVCRLYLPDIATLCTYAASFGEHCIILSPEQAVAEMKRRLQNSLKNYS, from the coding sequence ATGCAGATTAATCGATTGTTTGAAATCATCTACATACTTCTGGAAAACCGGACTATAACTGCAGCGGAGCTGGCGGAACGCTTTGAGGTTTCGGCCAGAACCATTTATCGTGATGTGGAAATCCTGGCTCAGGGGGGTATGCCCATCTATATGAGCAAAGGCAAGGGGGGCGGCATTTCCCTGCTGCCGGATTTTATCCTCAACAAGGCAGTTCTCACCGAAGAGGAGAAAAGCGAAATTCTCTCCTCTCTGCAAGCCTTCAACGCCGTCAATCTTTCCAAAAGTGAAACGGCCCTGAGCAAGCTCACCAGTATGCTGGGTGCCAAGAATACCGACTGGATCGAGGTTGACTTTTCATCCTGGGGGCATTTTGAAAATGATAGGGCGTATTTCGAGAACATCAAAACCGCAATCATTGAAAAGAAAATAATTACCTTCATGTACGCCAGCGGAAAAGCGGAAAAACTGCTCCGTGAGGTCCTGCCGCTGAAACTTGTCTTCAAGGGTGCGGCCTGGTATCTTTACGGCTACTGCACCCTGCGCAGGGATTACCGTTTTTTCAAGCTGAGGAGAATAACGGAACTGGCAGTAACCGACACCGGTTTTGAGATGAAAACGCCGGAAACTATCTTTGCCGGACAAAAGCTTGACACAGGTACTTACCTCAAAGCCAAACTGCTTATCTCGAAAACAATGGCTTTCCGTGTCTATGACGAAATCAGCAGCTATGAGATCGACGAAAAGGGCGACTTTGTCTGCCGGCTTTATCTGCCGGACATCGCCACCCTATGCACTTATGCGGCTTCCTTCGGAGAGCACTGTATCATTCTTTCCCCTGAACAAGCCGTTGCTGAAATGAAGCGCCGGTTGCAGAATTCCTTGAAAAACTATTCTTAA
- a CDS encoding zf-HC2 domain-containing protein, translating into MKRVSCNIIRDILPLYIENVVSTDTKTLIEEHVSECEDCSDELKRMQAPIKLAADTDATNLKRIKKTWHLKKLWVAIITTAAVTILFMAGLYLYQLELPVKYSETQIWTEEVTMQGGLKSFQVTIRGRNIEMVEASSPAFNEKDNAAHHYRIFRTTFLRNLFDSGDRSVAVGVPEYWHEIDNFESDIVIEFADKTILYRNGEPVEI; encoded by the coding sequence ATGAAGAGAGTTAGTTGCAATATTATCAGAGACATACTGCCCCTTTATATCGAAAATGTTGTAAGTACGGATACAAAAACACTGATTGAGGAACATGTGTCGGAATGCGAAGACTGCAGCGATGAACTGAAAAGAATGCAGGCACCCATCAAATTAGCGGCAGATACCGATGCTACAAACCTGAAGAGAATCAAAAAGACATGGCATCTTAAGAAGCTTTGGGTTGCCATTATAACGACCGCTGCGGTAACGATTTTATTTATGGCCGGTCTTTATCTTTACCAGCTTGAACTGCCGGTAAAGTATTCAGAAACCCAAATCTGGACTGAAGAAGTGACCATGCAGGGAGGACTTAAATCTTTTCAAGTAACTATTAGGGGGCGGAATATTGAAATGGTTGAAGCATCCTCTCCGGCTTTCAATGAAAAAGACAATGCTGCCCATCATTATAGAATCTTTCGGACAACATTTCTCAGAAACCTTTTTGACTCCGGTGATCGTTCAGTTGCGGTAGGTGTTCCGGAATATTGGCATGAGATTGATAACTTTGAAAGCGACATCGTCATTGAGTTTGCAGATAAGACTATCTTATATAGAAATGGAGAGCCGGTGGAGATATAA
- a CDS encoding RNA polymerase sigma factor, with amino-acid sequence MKKIDLEALYRRYFKETFLFLKSLSSSEEVAEEITQETFFKVIKAIDTFDGSKDIRAWIFAIARNTYYTHYKKSKAIITEPFIEDVPDHGIEVSVQIMNEDTAFVIHQILHDMDEPYKEVFSLRVFGELPFEKIGLIFNKNASWARVTFYRAKNKLLKTLEGLDEES; translated from the coding sequence GTGAAGAAGATAGACTTAGAGGCTCTGTACCGGCGCTACTTCAAAGAAACTTTTTTATTCCTGAAAAGTCTTTCCTCCTCAGAAGAAGTTGCAGAGGAAATTACCCAGGAGACCTTCTTCAAGGTCATAAAAGCTATCGACACATTTGATGGTTCGAAAGACATCCGGGCATGGATTTTTGCCATAGCACGAAATACATATTACACCCACTATAAAAAAAGCAAGGCCATCATCACTGAACCCTTCATCGAAGATGTCCCGGATCACGGAATTGAAGTGTCGGTGCAGATCATGAATGAGGATACAGCCTTTGTGATCCATCAGATTCTGCATGATATGGATGAACCCTACAAAGAGGTCTTCTCTCTTCGGGTTTTTGGTGAACTGCCTTTTGAGAAGATCGGGCTGATATTCAATAAAAATGCCAGCTGGGCAAGAGTAACCTTTTATCGTGCGAAGAACAAACTATTGAAAACTCTGGAGGGATTGGATGAAGAGAGTTAG
- a CDS encoding threonine/serine exporter family protein, which produces MSWTALYASFFATMAFGILFNVPRKSLFTGGLVGMLGWAVFVTLTVNLEINTITATLFAAFSVATVSQILARRYKMPVTVFSIAGIIPLVPGGMAYATIRQFIENNYTEGVRLGSITLLMAGSIAFGLIFSGVITETFSRKKGVPKPNLPGR; this is translated from the coding sequence ATGAGTTGGACTGCACTTTACGCAAGTTTTTTTGCCACTATGGCTTTTGGCATTTTGTTTAATGTCCCCCGCAAAAGCCTGTTCACCGGCGGCCTGGTAGGAATGCTGGGTTGGGCTGTCTTTGTGACGCTTACCGTGAATCTGGAGATAAATACTATAACCGCTACTTTGTTTGCCGCTTTTAGTGTCGCTACAGTCAGCCAAATTCTTGCCCGGCGCTACAAAATGCCGGTCACAGTATTTAGTATCGCCGGAATCATTCCCCTGGTTCCCGGGGGTATGGCCTATGCTACCATTCGGCAATTTATTGAGAACAATTACACGGAAGGTGTTCGTTTAGGCTCCATCACCCTTCTCATGGCCGGTTCCATTGCCTTTGGCTTGATTTTTTCCGGTGTTATTACGGAAACCTTTAGTCGGAAGAAGGGGGTTCCCAAGCCAAATTTGCCTGGTCGGTGA
- a CDS encoding threonine/serine exporter family protein: MNSAIGEVMEVCLLAGKIMLQSGAEIYRIEDTMNRIARTCAVPEAHSYVTPTGLFLSLQGQERNQEQTKFLRIYERQIDLNKIVSVNEISRKLSEKELTLQQAHEALLAIEKSGFLYPFWLQLIAAALASGFFSLTFGGTMIDFLPSVAAGGLGFLLYAQANRRIAVKFFSEIFAAFTIGFIAYFFYYLGIDIQIDKVIIGSVMPLVPGVLITNAVRDLMAGDLIAGLARGTEAFLTAFAIGTGIAVVLAVLM; the protein is encoded by the coding sequence GTGAATTCAGCTATTGGGGAGGTCATGGAGGTCTGTCTTCTGGCCGGTAAAATCATGCTGCAAAGCGGGGCGGAGATCTATCGCATCGAAGATACGATGAACCGTATTGCCCGTACCTGTGCAGTTCCTGAGGCTCACAGCTATGTTACGCCCACAGGGCTTTTCCTATCCCTGCAGGGTCAGGAGCGGAATCAGGAACAAACGAAGTTCCTAAGAATCTATGAACGTCAAATTGATCTGAATAAAATCGTCAGTGTCAATGAAATCTCCCGTAAATTAAGTGAAAAAGAGCTTACCCTTCAGCAGGCCCATGAGGCGCTTTTGGCTATCGAAAAATCCGGCTTCCTTTACCCCTTCTGGCTGCAGCTTATCGCGGCCGCTCTGGCCAGCGGCTTTTTCAGTCTGACCTTTGGGGGAACCATGATTGACTTCCTGCCCTCGGTAGCAGCTGGAGGGCTGGGCTTTTTACTTTATGCCCAAGCGAACCGCCGCATTGCTGTAAAATTCTTTTCCGAAATCTTTGCTGCTTTCACCATCGGCTTTATTGCTTATTTTTTCTATTATCTCGGTATCGATATTCAGATCGACAAAGTCATTATCGGCTCGGTTATGCCTTTAGTACCCGGTGTGCTGATCACCAATGCTGTTCGTGATCTGATGGCCGGGGACCTTATCGCCGGACTTGCCCGCGGAACTGAGGCTTTCTTAACAGCCTTTGCCATCGGTACCGGAATAGCCGTGGTTTTAGCTGTACTTATGTAG
- the argC gene encoding N-acetyl-gamma-glutamyl-phosphate reductase has product MKVGIIGATGYTGQELVRLLQNHPEIELAYLGSSSNSGAVYGEMFPQFSGLSASLDAESGLGTGKLDDEQVPDLDVLFCALPHGLTAGRTAQWLSRGIKVIDLGADFRLKDGAVYEAWYKVQHPAQELLPEAVYGLPELYRDKIAGKTLVANPGCYPTATLLALAPLLRKGLLQKDGLIIDAKSGVSGAGRGVALGNHFSEVNENFKAYGVASHRHTPEIEQQLSEAAGAELLVNFTPHLVPMIRGILATIYAQVTPGVTEADLKACWQEQYEEEEFVHILPEGIWPQTKFALGSNHSFLQLKIDPRTGRAILVSALDNLVKGASGQAIQNMNLICGLPENMGLKMRGLWP; this is encoded by the coding sequence GTGAAAGTAGGAATTATCGGAGCCACAGGGTATACAGGCCAAGAGCTGGTGCGTTTACTCCAAAATCACCCTGAAATAGAATTAGCCTACTTAGGCTCATCCAGTAATAGCGGAGCAGTCTATGGGGAGATGTTCCCACAGTTTTCAGGGCTAAGTGCCAGCCTGGATGCAGAGTCAGGGTTAGGAACAGGGAAACTGGATGATGAACAGGTGCCGGATTTGGACGTTTTATTCTGCGCCCTTCCTCATGGTCTTACCGCAGGCCGAACTGCCCAATGGCTGAGCCGGGGGATCAAAGTCATCGATTTGGGAGCAGATTTTCGTCTTAAAGATGGAGCAGTTTATGAAGCCTGGTACAAAGTTCAGCACCCCGCTCAAGAGCTGCTGCCTGAAGCCGTCTATGGGCTTCCGGAATTATATCGGGATAAGATTGCCGGAAAAACTCTCGTAGCCAACCCCGGCTGCTATCCCACAGCCACCCTATTGGCTTTGGCCCCACTGCTGCGGAAGGGGCTGCTGCAAAAAGATGGACTGATCATCGATGCCAAATCCGGAGTTTCCGGAGCCGGGCGGGGCGTTGCTTTAGGAAACCATTTCAGTGAAGTCAATGAGAATTTTAAAGCCTATGGGGTAGCCAGTCACCGCCATACCCCGGAAATAGAGCAGCAATTATCGGAGGCTGCCGGAGCAGAGCTCCTGGTTAATTTTACCCCTCATCTTGTGCCGATGATTCGGGGAATCCTTGCCACCATCTACGCTCAGGTTACGCCCGGCGTTACAGAGGCTGACCTTAAAGCCTGCTGGCAGGAGCAGTATGAGGAAGAGGAGTTCGTCCATATCCTTCCGGAGGGAATCTGGCCCCAGACAAAGTTCGCTTTAGGAAGCAATCATAGTTTTCTCCAGCTTAAAATAGATCCGCGAACCGGGCGGGCTATCCTGGTCTCGGCGCTGGATAATTTGGTCAAAGGCGCTTCAGGGCAGGCTATTCAGAATATGAATCTGATCTGTGGACTGCCGGAGAATATGGGGCTTAAAATGAGAGGGCTTTGGCCATAA
- the argJ gene encoding bifunctional glutamate N-acetyltransferase/amino-acid acetyltransferase ArgJ, which produces MDKWSWIEGGIAAPRGFRATGVKAEIKYPDKYDVALVYSEVPAQAAGVFTRNKVKAHPLILTKKHLENGIARAMVANSGNANACVGKPGDEAAWAMAVKTAEVLGIAPEDVLVASTGVIGVELPVESVTRGIEKASLEIAEKISPEEMTQNSHQAALAIMTTDTAVKEAACELSTENGVIRLGAMAKGSGMIHPNMGTMLGFITTDAAIPASELQELLREAVEDSFNMVTVDGDTSTNDMVLVLANGKSGITLNPEEWAEFRRMFWAVCQKLAQDIARDGEGATKFLEVQVLGAAAVEDARKIAKSICGSSLVKIALYGEDANWGRILAAAGYSGAEFNPNQVEIYLGHVLVAKEGQGVHFSEEEAKKVLSRKDVLIKLLLQEGQAQATAWGCDLTHDYVTINGDYRT; this is translated from the coding sequence ATGGATAAATGGTCCTGGATTGAGGGAGGAATTGCTGCTCCTCGGGGATTCCGGGCGACGGGAGTCAAGGCGGAGATTAAATATCCGGATAAATACGATGTGGCTTTGGTTTATTCCGAGGTGCCGGCTCAAGCTGCGGGAGTGTTTACCCGCAATAAGGTGAAAGCCCATCCACTAATTCTGACCAAAAAACATTTGGAGAATGGTATAGCTCGGGCTATGGTGGCTAACAGCGGCAACGCCAATGCCTGTGTGGGAAAACCGGGGGATGAGGCCGCTTGGGCTATGGCTGTGAAGACCGCCGAGGTGCTGGGAATTGCCCCTGAAGACGTGCTTGTGGCCTCCACCGGGGTTATCGGTGTGGAATTGCCTGTAGAGAGTGTTACCAGGGGGATCGAGAAGGCTTCTTTGGAGATCGCTGAGAAAATTTCCCCAGAGGAAATGACGCAGAATTCCCATCAGGCAGCGTTGGCTATCATGACCACCGACACCGCGGTCAAAGAGGCAGCCTGTGAATTGTCCACAGAGAATGGTGTAATCCGTCTGGGGGCAATGGCTAAAGGCTCCGGGATGATTCATCCCAATATGGGCACCATGCTGGGCTTTATCACCACGGATGCTGCCATACCGGCCTCTGAGCTGCAAGAGCTCTTAAGAGAAGCGGTGGAAGACAGCTTTAATATGGTGACCGTGGATGGAGATACCAGCACCAACGACATGGTATTGGTTCTGGCCAACGGAAAGTCGGGGATTACCTTAAATCCCGAAGAGTGGGCGGAGTTTCGCCGGATGTTTTGGGCTGTGTGCCAGAAGTTGGCTCAGGACATTGCCCGGGATGGAGAAGGGGCGACCAAATTCCTGGAAGTTCAGGTCCTTGGGGCGGCCGCAGTGGAGGACGCCCGTAAGATTGCCAAAAGCATTTGCGGCTCCAGTCTTGTGAAGATAGCCCTTTACGGAGAGGACGCCAACTGGGGAAGAATCCTTGCCGCCGCCGGCTACTCCGGAGCAGAATTCAATCCTAACCAAGTAGAGATCTACCTGGGCCATGTTTTGGTGGCTAAGGAAGGTCAGGGGGTTCATTTCTCTGAAGAGGAAGCCAAGAAGGTCCTCAGCAGGAAGGATGTGCTCATCAAGCTCCTTCTTCAGGAAGGGCAAGCCCAAGCCACAGCCTGGGGATGTGACCTGACCCATGATTATGTCACCATTAATGGAGATTATCGGACTTGA
- the argB gene encoding acetylglutamate kinase, whose product MTPLDKGLDKARVLIEALPYIQKFAGKTVVIKYGGHAMLEQDLKEKVMLDILLLHSVGIRPVVVHGGGPEINSMLTRVGKESHFVRGLRVTDKETMEIASMVLVGKLNTEIISLLNRFGGRAVGLSGKDAQLLQAVKKPMQFQNSQGELEDVDLGFVGEIEQIRPEIVTSLVEQGYIPVISPVAGGEDGESYNINADTAAGEIAKALKADKFLLLTDVPGVLRDVEDKDSLLSVIKEDEISGLIDLGVISGGMIPKVECARAALQGGVGSVHILDGRIPHAILLELFTDGGIGTMFNA is encoded by the coding sequence ATGACTCCTCTGGATAAAGGCTTGGATAAAGCCAGAGTGCTCATTGAGGCACTGCCCTATATTCAGAAATTCGCCGGCAAAACAGTGGTGATCAAATATGGCGGTCATGCTATGTTGGAGCAGGACCTCAAGGAAAAAGTCATGCTGGATATTCTTCTCCTGCACTCCGTCGGGATTCGCCCGGTGGTGGTTCATGGGGGAGGTCCTGAGATCAATTCAATGTTGACCAGGGTCGGAAAAGAAAGCCATTTTGTGCGGGGGCTGAGGGTCACTGATAAAGAGACTATGGAAATCGCCTCCATGGTCCTGGTGGGAAAGCTCAACACAGAAATCATTTCCTTGCTCAACCGTTTCGGCGGCAGAGCCGTAGGGCTGTCGGGAAAAGATGCCCAGCTGCTCCAGGCGGTTAAGAAGCCCATGCAGTTTCAGAATTCCCAAGGGGAACTGGAGGATGTGGATTTGGGCTTTGTAGGTGAGATCGAGCAGATCCGTCCGGAAATAGTTACCTCTCTTGTGGAGCAAGGCTATATTCCAGTTATCTCACCGGTGGCCGGCGGTGAGGATGGAGAATCCTATAATATCAACGCCGATACAGCCGCAGGGGAAATTGCCAAAGCCTTGAAAGCCGATAAATTCCTGCTGCTTACCGATGTGCCTGGAGTTCTCAGAGATGTAGAGGATAAAGATTCCCTGCTTTCCGTGATCAAGGAAGATGAGATCTCAGGGCTGATCGATTTGGGTGTGATTAGCGGCGGCATGATTCCCAAAGTAGAATGTGCCCGGGCAGCTCTGCAAGGAGGCGTGGGAAGTGTTCATATCCTTGATGGGCGAATCCCTCACGCCATTCTCTTGGAACTCTTTACAGACGGCGGAATCGGCACCATGTTTAATGCTTAA
- a CDS encoding aspartate aminotransferase family protein encodes MCEKTHTMIQRGQEVVMNTYGRLPMAIVKGKGTTVWDIEGKQYLDFVTGLAVSSLGHSHPAVVEAIQKQAEEILHTSNLYWIPNQIALAEKLVEHSFADQVFFCNSGAEANEAAIKIARKYAKEHYSEDKYEILTLVNSFHGRTLATLTATGQTKYQKGYAPLPEGFTYVPINDLAQLEEKMNPKVAAVMLEPIQGEGGVFPLEVEFLAKARKLCDDYGALLIFDEIQVGLGRTGKLFAYEWSNVVPDIMTLAKALGGGVPIGVMLAKEKVASTFKPGDHASTFGGNPLATAVGCAVMDVLTEEGFLEDVQKRAQYFKQELQKLADKYQTGTEIRGQGFILGWPLDRLGAEIVEGAREKGLLINFVGGKALRFLPPLNVSYQEIDEAITILDQIFAECW; translated from the coding sequence ATGTGCGAGAAAACCCATACCATGATCCAGCGGGGTCAGGAGGTAGTGATGAATACTTACGGCCGTCTGCCTATGGCCATTGTCAAGGGAAAGGGCACCACTGTCTGGGATATCGAGGGCAAGCAGTATTTGGATTTTGTCACAGGCTTGGCGGTCAGCTCCCTGGGGCATAGCCATCCGGCGGTGGTGGAGGCCATCCAAAAGCAGGCTGAGGAGATTTTGCATACTTCCAACCTCTATTGGATTCCTAACCAAATCGCCCTGGCGGAAAAATTAGTGGAGCATTCCTTTGCCGATCAGGTTTTTTTCTGCAACAGCGGCGCGGAAGCCAATGAAGCAGCTATAAAAATAGCTCGGAAATACGCTAAAGAGCATTACAGCGAGGATAAATATGAAATCCTGACTCTGGTCAATTCCTTCCATGGTCGGACTTTAGCCACCTTGACCGCTACCGGGCAGACCAAATACCAAAAAGGGTATGCGCCTTTGCCGGAAGGATTCACTTATGTGCCCATCAATGACCTGGCGCAGCTGGAAGAGAAAATGAATCCTAAAGTGGCTGCTGTCATGCTGGAGCCTATTCAGGGGGAAGGCGGGGTATTCCCCTTGGAAGTGGAATTCTTAGCCAAAGCCCGCAAGCTTTGCGATGATTACGGGGCACTTCTTATCTTTGACGAAATCCAGGTGGGATTAGGGCGAACCGGCAAGCTTTTTGCCTATGAATGGAGCAATGTAGTCCCGGACATTATGACCTTAGCCAAAGCTTTAGGGGGTGGAGTGCCCATCGGAGTTATGCTGGCTAAGGAAAAAGTTGCCTCCACCTTTAAGCCCGGGGATCATGCCTCAACCTTCGGAGGAAACCCTCTGGCTACAGCTGTAGGCTGTGCGGTAATGGATGTGCTCACCGAAGAAGGATTCCTGGAAGATGTTCAAAAACGGGCTCAGTATTTTAAGCAGGAGCTGCAAAAGCTGGCGGACAAATACCAAACCGGCACAGAAATCCGGGGACAGGGTTTTATCCTGGGCTGGCCTCTTGACCGTCTGGGAGCGGAGATTGTGGAAGGAGCCAGAGAAAAAGGCCTGCTGATTAACTTTGTGGGAGGAAAAGCCTTAAGATTTTTACCCCCTCTCAATGTTTCCTATCAGGAAATAGATGAGGCCATCACCATACTCGATCAAATTTTTGCTGAGTGCTGGTAG
- a CDS encoding FAD-dependent oxidoreductase, which yields MTTSNSSKGISRKDFIKGAAFGIAGIATIGLSGCSTDAAKTNSPAPTPAEGIAWDHETDVVVVGLGGSGGAAAWEAGNAGSEVIILELAKTAGGSTNICGGLVTIGGGNALQKAAGFEDSPENFYNYLTAALGTGTDEEQCRTFAEQSPDMFTWLTEKIGVKFNPGVNPLWPETPNPTAGLTCTGDEYHMDYAAVSKAVHRTGWVDSEARPGGRDGSGFFQPLLRAVEALPKVKIMYETAGEQLIYDHDQKRVLGIKAKQGDKLLSIKARKAVILTAGGFAKNEDMVRTYCPAFSGVLALGTAGDNGVGIKMGQALGAALQNMHMAFSTSTVYAYITQEGCAGGPLSQGIIVNQFGSRFVAEDHYHSWIAEYMLQNHKPGKHLPSYLIFDAKMHDTLPDKSKESLEKAKVIKANNIEELAKALGTSEGVLENTVQFYNFKATEGKDPLLNKRSQFIKPITTAPFYALEIIPTSMFTAGGLRINAKAQVLSAETGAPIAGLYSAGRNAANVIAQQYGGSGTSVATCFVFGRIAGQNAAAETAV from the coding sequence ATGACAACATCAAATAGTTCAAAAGGAATTTCTCGTAAAGATTTTATCAAGGGTGCTGCTTTTGGCATCGCCGGTATAGCAACCATAGGATTAAGCGGTTGCTCCACCGATGCCGCCAAGACTAACTCACCTGCTCCGACACCGGCAGAGGGCATAGCTTGGGATCATGAGACGGATGTGGTGGTGGTAGGCTTGGGGGGGTCAGGAGGAGCAGCAGCCTGGGAAGCAGGGAATGCGGGTTCTGAGGTCATCATCCTTGAATTGGCTAAAACAGCAGGCGGCAGCACCAATATCTGCGGAGGCCTGGTCACCATCGGGGGCGGCAACGCTCTGCAGAAGGCAGCCGGTTTTGAAGACAGTCCGGAGAACTTCTACAACTATTTAACGGCGGCCTTAGGTACGGGGACCGATGAGGAGCAGTGCCGGACTTTTGCTGAGCAAAGCCCGGATATGTTCACCTGGCTTACAGAAAAAATCGGTGTAAAGTTCAATCCCGGTGTCAACCCCCTCTGGCCAGAAACTCCCAATCCTACCGCCGGTTTAACCTGTACAGGGGATGAGTACCATATGGATTATGCCGCTGTGAGCAAAGCCGTACACCGCACGGGCTGGGTAGACAGCGAAGCCCGTCCAGGAGGGAGAGACGGCTCTGGATTCTTCCAGCCATTGTTGCGTGCTGTGGAAGCTCTGCCTAAGGTCAAAATTATGTACGAAACAGCGGGAGAGCAATTGATCTATGATCATGATCAGAAGCGGGTTCTTGGTATTAAAGCTAAACAAGGGGATAAGCTCCTCTCCATCAAAGCTCGCAAAGCTGTCATTCTTACCGCCGGCGGCTTTGCCAAGAACGAAGATATGGTGAGAACCTACTGCCCGGCCTTCAGCGGGGTGCTGGCTCTTGGAACCGCTGGGGATAACGGCGTAGGTATCAAAATGGGGCAAGCTTTGGGGGCAGCTTTGCAAAATATGCACATGGCTTTTTCCACCAGCACAGTCTATGCTTATATCACTCAGGAAGGATGTGCGGGGGGACCTCTTTCCCAGGGCATTATCGTCAATCAGTTCGGCTCCCGTTTTGTGGCTGAAGATCATTATCATTCTTGGATAGCAGAATATATGCTTCAGAACCATAAGCCCGGAAAGCATCTTCCCAGTTATCTCATTTTCGATGCCAAAATGCACGACACTTTGCCGGACAAATCCAAAGAAAGTCTGGAAAAGGCCAAGGTCATCAAAGCTAATAATATTGAAGAGCTGGCTAAAGCACTGGGTACTTCTGAAGGCGTGTTGGAAAACACCGTCCAATTCTATAATTTTAAAGCGACCGAAGGCAAGGATCCTTTGCTTAATAAACGAAGTCAATTCATTAAACCGATTACTACCGCTCCCTTCTATGCTCTGGAAATCATCCCTACGAGCATGTTCACCGCAGGCGGATTACGGATCAACGCCAAAGCCCAGGTTCTTTCCGCTGAGACCGGCGCACCTATAGCCGGACTCTACTCTGCCGGACGGAATGCCGCCAATGTTATCGCCCAACAATATGGCGGCAGCGGCACCAGCGTAGCTACCTGCTTTGTCTTTGGCCGAATTGCCGGACAAAATGCCGCGGCTGAAACTGCCGTTTAA
- a CDS encoding TetR/AcrR family transcriptional regulator — protein MPKKSFAQDCLYTAIMRLMREKDVDDITVKELVLKAGVARSTFYRYYTQPMDVLRDYLRPFNHGNAHLDDKDDKKVYLRRFYQYYTGHSELIYTLVQANKTEFLRETISCHILEVFSPMMTNKGVSPFLQKASVGLCVETLILWIVNDRKEKIEEMTDTVHNMVAVVERVS, from the coding sequence ATGCCGAAGAAGAGCTTTGCCCAGGATTGTCTGTATACTGCTATAATGAGATTGATGAGAGAAAAAGACGTGGATGACATCACGGTGAAAGAACTGGTACTAAAAGCCGGAGTAGCCCGTTCGACTTTTTATCGATACTATACACAGCCTATGGATGTCCTTCGGGATTACCTTCGGCCTTTTAATCATGGCAATGCTCACTTGGATGATAAAGATGATAAGAAAGTTTACCTGCGGAGGTTTTATCAATATTACACAGGCCACAGCGAGCTTATCTATACTTTGGTTCAGGCCAATAAAACAGAGTTTCTAAGAGAAACAATAAGCTGCCACATTCTTGAAGTCTTTTCCCCTATGATGACCAATAAAGGAGTATCTCCTTTTCTGCAAAAAGCCAGTGTGGGATTATGTGTGGAGACACTGATTCTATGGATTGTCAATGACAGAAAAGAGAAGATCGAGGAAATGACTGATACTGTGCACAATATGGTCGCTGTGGTTGAAAGGGTATCTTGA